In Amyelois transitella isolate CPQ chromosome 5, ilAmyTran1.1, whole genome shotgun sequence, one DNA window encodes the following:
- the LOC106138144 gene encoding receptor-type tyrosine-protein phosphatase N2 isoform X5 → MCRLSRRQALWALALLCALAPSHADGNIGCLFSASLCVEGVEWCYDDFAFGKCILIYDEEPEDGSLYKYDMSTEQLQWFEDELQRLASRGYRWEHAYTQCELQAMLYTLRQGLDPAEVNNKICDQFADPKLSSDSLEDENTEIEPDETAFVRFTPNSAKVDTDFANEVYSPPYSPDDDPTPYIIPKDLINNDEETPSDKLRDLMMMSADEDSPVVLPFEGFRERIKAENARAHNNDDASVIIDKEKKSLPDDNQVPLDPNIYPDVDGLGVRFRKFKTKPPPYTAAYLTGNRYSPLDAEVRSNALEKYKQSFAEKNFPFEYEDSDIPEPRIYFNEDGLDEMPFDAGSGEHDPYHVQAHGSPEAQKSGHNGGHDHNDYDYDPSYAYVLFKNRFLTNWEKGISFITRLEEMLGLEKNTFTNPRVDPGEVTFKVEKNSKGYDAVDVARRVDVIKEDLRRETGAQVLSTGVGDRSKRPVIRHMGVSENLFYGMELPVLLALVGSLTVLIVGGVVFAVLVKRDMSSKRKMQGLSSAADIDTEATRDYQELCRARMSGKWSGQQTTAAPPHPADPPQRITSLSREPDANSPSTRSSTSSWSEEPALTNMDISTGHMVLAYMEDHLRNKDRLEQEWRALCAYEAEPCATAAALKAENAAKNRYADVLPYDHSRVTLNTLSNHLCSDYINASTITDHDPRNPAYIAAAGPLAHTAPDFWQMVWEQGSVVMVMLTRLTENGQQLCHRYWPEEGSELYHIYEVHLVSEHIWCDDYLVRSFYLKNQRTGETRTVTQFHFLSWPENGVPASTKALLEFRRKVNKSYRGRSCPIVVHCSDGAGRTGTYCLIDMVLNRMAKGAKEIDIAATLEHIRDQRPRTVATKQQFEFVLMAVAEEVHAILKALPAHLQQLQEKKDKEKEKEKEKEKDGNDKEKPNN, encoded by the exons ATGTGCCGCCTGTCGCGGCGGCAGGCTCTGTGGGCGCTGGCGCTGCTGTGCGCGCTGGCGCCCTCGCACGCCGATGGTAACATAG GTTGCTTATTCAGCGCGTCGTTATGCGTGGAAGGAGTGGAATGGTGTTACGACG ATTTCGCTTTCGGGAAGTGTATTTTGATCTACGACGAAGAACCAGAAGATGGGTCCCTGTACAA GTACGATATGAGTACGGAACAGTTGCAATGGTTTGAAGACGAGTTGCAGCGGCTGGCGTCGCGCGGGTACCGCTGGGAGCATGCGTACACGCAGTGCGAACTGCAAGCCATGCTGTACACACTGCGACAAGGCTT GGATCCAGCCGAGGTGAACAATAAAATCTGTGACCAATTTGCTGACCCCAAACTTAGTTCGGATTCCCTCGAAGATGAGAATACAGAG ATTGAACCGGATGAAACAGCGTTTGTAAGGTTCACCCCAAATTCAGCTAAAGTTGATACGGATTTTGCTAATGAAGTTTATAGTCCACCTTACTCGCCCGATGACGATCCTACGCCCTATATAATACCAAAGG ATTTAATCAACAATGACGAAGAAACGCCAAGCGACAAATTACGTgatttgatgatgatgagcGCTGATGAAGATTCACCTGTAGTTTTACCATTTGAGGGATTCAGAGAAAGAATAAAAGCTGAAAACGCTAGAGCTCACAATAATGACGATGCTAGTGTTATAATAGACAAAGAGAAGAAATCCCTACCCGATGATAACCAAGTCCCACTTGATCCGAATATTTACCCAGATGTTGATGGTTTAGGCGTGCGTTTtcgtaaatttaaaactaaacctCCGCCTTATACAGCAGCGTATCTTACGGGTAATCGATATTCTCCATTGGATGCTGAAGTACGTTCAAATGCTTTAGAGAAatacaaacaaagttttgcGGAGAAAAACTTCCCGTTTGAGTACGAGGACAGCGACATACCAGAACCaaggatttattttaatgaagatGGTTTGGATGAGATGCCATTTGATGCTGGTAGTGGAGAACATGATCCATATCATGTTCAAg CTCATGGATCTCCAGAAGCACAAAAATCGGGCCATAATGGAGGTCATGACCATAATGATTACGACTACGATCCTTCCTACGCTTACGTCCTATTCAAAAACAg GTTCCTTACTAACTGGGAGAAAGGCATATCGTTCATAACGAGACTCGAAGAAATGCTTGGATTAGAAAAGAATACTTTCACGAACCCTCG cgTTGACCCTGGTGAAGTGACTTTcaaagtagaaaaaaatagcAAAGGCTATGATGCAGTTGATGTCGCTAGACGAGTTG ATGTCATCAAAGAAGACTTGCGACGTGAAACTGGTGCGCAAGTTTTGTCGACCGGTGTCGGAGACCGG AGTAAACGCCCAGTTATACGCCACATGGGGGTTTCCGAGAACCTTTTCTACGGCATGGAACTGCCAGTGCTGCTGGCGCTTGTGGGCAGCCTCACCGTGCTGATCGTGGGCGGTGTGGTCTTTGCCGTGCTAGTCAAGAGAGACATGAGCTCCAAGAGGAAGATGCAGGGGCTCTCGTCAGCTGCCGACATTGATACAGAGGCTACGAGGGATTACCAG GAGTTATGTCGAGCCCGCATGTCGGGCAAATGGTCGGGACAGCAGACGACGGCCGCTCCCCCGCACCCCGCCGACCCCCCGCAGCGGATCACCTCCCTGTCACGCGAGCCTGACGCCAACTCGCCCTCCACTCGCTCCAGCACTTCTTCATG gagTGAGGAACCAGCGCTAACTAACATGGATATTTCTACTGGACACATGGTTTTG GCTTACATGGAAGACCACCTTCGCAATAAGGACCGCCTGGAGCAGGAATGGCGGGCCCTGTGCGCTTACGAGGCGGAGCCCTGCGCCACCGCGGCCGCACTGAAGGCAGAGAACGCCGCGAAGAACCGGTACGCCGACGTGCTGCCCTACGACCACTCCAGGGTTACTCTGAACACGCTGTCCAACCATCTCTGCTCTGATTACATCAACGCTTCGACTATT ACGGACCACGATCCTCGGAACCCCGCGTACATAGCAGCCGCCGGACCGCTTGCCCACACGGCACCTGATTTCTGGCAGATGGTCTGGGAACAAGGCAGCGTGGTCATGGTCATGCTAACTCGACTCACAGAAAACGGACAGCAACTGTGCCACCGCTACTGGCCTGAGGAGGGATCGGAGCTCTACCATATCTACGAG GTCCACCTGGTAAGCGAGCACATCTGGTGCGATGACTACCTGGTCCGCAGCTTCTACCTGAAGAACCAGCGCACCGGCGAGACCCGCACTGTGACCCAGTTCCACTTCCTCTCGTGGCCTGAAAACGGAGTGCCGGCCTCCACGAAGGCATTGCTTGAGTTCAGAAG gaaaGTGAACAAATCCTACAGGGGGCGATCATGCCCGATTGTCGTTCATTGcag CGATGGAGCAGGGCGAACTGGAACTTATTGCCTAATTGACATGGTCCTAAACCGCATGGCTAAAGGCGCCAAGGAGATCGACATCGCGGCCACGCTGGAGCATATCAGGGACCAGCGCCCGCGCACCGTCGCCACAAAACAACAGTTCGAGTTCGTCTTGATGGCCGTCGCTGAAGAG gttcaTGCAATACTGAAAGCTTTGCCTGCACACCTGCAACAACTCCAAGAGAAGAAGGACAAAGAGAAAGAGAAGGAAAAGGAGAAAGAAAAAGACGGCAACGACAAGGAGAAACCGAACAACTAA
- the LOC106138144 gene encoding receptor-type tyrosine-protein phosphatase N2 isoform X3 has protein sequence MCRLSRRQALWALALLCALAPSHADGNIGCLFSASLCVEGVEWCYDDFAFGKCILIYDEEPEDGSLYKYDMSTEQLQWFEDELQRLASRGYRWEHAYTQCELQAMLYTLRQGLDPAEVNNKICDQFADPKLSSDSLEDENTEIEPDETAFVRFTPNSAKVDTDFANEVYSPPYSPDDDPTPYIIPKDLINNDEETPSDKLRDLMMMSADEDSPVVLPFEGFRERIKAENARAHNNDDASVIIDKEKKSLPDDNQVPLDPNIYPDVDGLGVRFRKFKTKPPPYTAAYLTGNRYSPLDAEVRSNALEKYKQSFAEKNFPFEYEDSDIPEPRIYFNEDGLDEMPFDAGSGEHDPYHVQDNNNMNSMPPKPSKNMQYLMNYWREIVNSKLKPQGALYAEGGPMKADELQGESAHGSPEAQKSGHNGGHDHNDYDYDPSYAYVLFKNRFLTNWEKGISFITRLEEMLGLEKNTFTNPRVDPGEVTFKVEKNSKGYDAVDVARRVDVIKEDLRRETGAQVLSTGVGDRSKRPVIRHMGVSENLFYGMELPVLLALVGSLTVLIVGGVVFAVLVKRDMSSKRKMQGLSSAADIDTEATRDYQELCRARMSGKWSGQQTTAAPPHPADPPQRITSLSREPDANSPSTRSSTSSWSEEPALTNMDISTGHMVLAYMEDHLRNKDRLEQEWRALCAYEAEPCATAAALKAENAAKNRYADVLPYDHSRVTLNTLSNHLCSDYINASTITDHDPRNPAYIAAAGPLAHTAPDFWQMVWEQGSVVMVMLTRLTENGQQLCHRYWPEEGSELYHIYEVHLVSEHIWCDDYLVRSFYLKNQRTGETRTVTQFHFLSWPENGVPASTKALLEFRRKVNKSYRGRSCPIVVHCSDGAGRTGTYCLIDMVLNRMAKGAKEIDIAATLEHIRDQRPRTVATKQQFEFVLMAVAEEVHAILKALPAHLQQLQEKKDKEKEKEKEKEKDGNDKEKPNN, from the exons ATGTGCCGCCTGTCGCGGCGGCAGGCTCTGTGGGCGCTGGCGCTGCTGTGCGCGCTGGCGCCCTCGCACGCCGATGGTAACATAG GTTGCTTATTCAGCGCGTCGTTATGCGTGGAAGGAGTGGAATGGTGTTACGACG ATTTCGCTTTCGGGAAGTGTATTTTGATCTACGACGAAGAACCAGAAGATGGGTCCCTGTACAA GTACGATATGAGTACGGAACAGTTGCAATGGTTTGAAGACGAGTTGCAGCGGCTGGCGTCGCGCGGGTACCGCTGGGAGCATGCGTACACGCAGTGCGAACTGCAAGCCATGCTGTACACACTGCGACAAGGCTT GGATCCAGCCGAGGTGAACAATAAAATCTGTGACCAATTTGCTGACCCCAAACTTAGTTCGGATTCCCTCGAAGATGAGAATACAGAG ATTGAACCGGATGAAACAGCGTTTGTAAGGTTCACCCCAAATTCAGCTAAAGTTGATACGGATTTTGCTAATGAAGTTTATAGTCCACCTTACTCGCCCGATGACGATCCTACGCCCTATATAATACCAAAGG ATTTAATCAACAATGACGAAGAAACGCCAAGCGACAAATTACGTgatttgatgatgatgagcGCTGATGAAGATTCACCTGTAGTTTTACCATTTGAGGGATTCAGAGAAAGAATAAAAGCTGAAAACGCTAGAGCTCACAATAATGACGATGCTAGTGTTATAATAGACAAAGAGAAGAAATCCCTACCCGATGATAACCAAGTCCCACTTGATCCGAATATTTACCCAGATGTTGATGGTTTAGGCGTGCGTTTtcgtaaatttaaaactaaacctCCGCCTTATACAGCAGCGTATCTTACGGGTAATCGATATTCTCCATTGGATGCTGAAGTACGTTCAAATGCTTTAGAGAAatacaaacaaagttttgcGGAGAAAAACTTCCCGTTTGAGTACGAGGACAGCGACATACCAGAACCaaggatttattttaatgaagatGGTTTGGATGAGATGCCATTTGATGCTGGTAGTGGAGAACATGATCCATATCATGTTCAAg ATAACAACAACATGAATAGTATGCCACCAAAACCATCAAAAAATATGCAGTATCTCATGAACTATTGGCGGGAAATAGTGAATTCTAAATTAAAACCACAAGGTGCCCTATACGCGGAGGGAGGTCCGATGAAAGCTGATGAGTTACAAGGCGAGTCAG CTCATGGATCTCCAGAAGCACAAAAATCGGGCCATAATGGAGGTCATGACCATAATGATTACGACTACGATCCTTCCTACGCTTACGTCCTATTCAAAAACAg GTTCCTTACTAACTGGGAGAAAGGCATATCGTTCATAACGAGACTCGAAGAAATGCTTGGATTAGAAAAGAATACTTTCACGAACCCTCG cgTTGACCCTGGTGAAGTGACTTTcaaagtagaaaaaaatagcAAAGGCTATGATGCAGTTGATGTCGCTAGACGAGTTG ATGTCATCAAAGAAGACTTGCGACGTGAAACTGGTGCGCAAGTTTTGTCGACCGGTGTCGGAGACCGG AGTAAACGCCCAGTTATACGCCACATGGGGGTTTCCGAGAACCTTTTCTACGGCATGGAACTGCCAGTGCTGCTGGCGCTTGTGGGCAGCCTCACCGTGCTGATCGTGGGCGGTGTGGTCTTTGCCGTGCTAGTCAAGAGAGACATGAGCTCCAAGAGGAAGATGCAGGGGCTCTCGTCAGCTGCCGACATTGATACAGAGGCTACGAGGGATTACCAG GAGTTATGTCGAGCCCGCATGTCGGGCAAATGGTCGGGACAGCAGACGACGGCCGCTCCCCCGCACCCCGCCGACCCCCCGCAGCGGATCACCTCCCTGTCACGCGAGCCTGACGCCAACTCGCCCTCCACTCGCTCCAGCACTTCTTCATG gagTGAGGAACCAGCGCTAACTAACATGGATATTTCTACTGGACACATGGTTTTG GCTTACATGGAAGACCACCTTCGCAATAAGGACCGCCTGGAGCAGGAATGGCGGGCCCTGTGCGCTTACGAGGCGGAGCCCTGCGCCACCGCGGCCGCACTGAAGGCAGAGAACGCCGCGAAGAACCGGTACGCCGACGTGCTGCCCTACGACCACTCCAGGGTTACTCTGAACACGCTGTCCAACCATCTCTGCTCTGATTACATCAACGCTTCGACTATT ACGGACCACGATCCTCGGAACCCCGCGTACATAGCAGCCGCCGGACCGCTTGCCCACACGGCACCTGATTTCTGGCAGATGGTCTGGGAACAAGGCAGCGTGGTCATGGTCATGCTAACTCGACTCACAGAAAACGGACAGCAACTGTGCCACCGCTACTGGCCTGAGGAGGGATCGGAGCTCTACCATATCTACGAG GTCCACCTGGTAAGCGAGCACATCTGGTGCGATGACTACCTGGTCCGCAGCTTCTACCTGAAGAACCAGCGCACCGGCGAGACCCGCACTGTGACCCAGTTCCACTTCCTCTCGTGGCCTGAAAACGGAGTGCCGGCCTCCACGAAGGCATTGCTTGAGTTCAGAAG gaaaGTGAACAAATCCTACAGGGGGCGATCATGCCCGATTGTCGTTCATTGcag CGATGGAGCAGGGCGAACTGGAACTTATTGCCTAATTGACATGGTCCTAAACCGCATGGCTAAAGGCGCCAAGGAGATCGACATCGCGGCCACGCTGGAGCATATCAGGGACCAGCGCCCGCGCACCGTCGCCACAAAACAACAGTTCGAGTTCGTCTTGATGGCCGTCGCTGAAGAG gttcaTGCAATACTGAAAGCTTTGCCTGCACACCTGCAACAACTCCAAGAGAAGAAGGACAAAGAGAAAGAGAAGGAAAAGGAGAAAGAAAAAGACGGCAACGACAAGGAGAAACCGAACAACTAA
- the LOC106138144 gene encoding receptor-type tyrosine-protein phosphatase N2 isoform X4, translating to MCRLSRRQALWALALLCALAPSHADGNIGCLFSASLCVEGVEWCYDDFAFGKCILIYDEEPEDGSLYKYDMSTEQLQWFEDELQRLASRGYRWEHAYTQCELQAMLYTLRQGLDPAEVNNKICDQFADPKLSSDSLEDENTEIEPDETAFVRFTPNSAKVDTDFANEVYSPPYSPDDDPTPYIIPKDLINNDEETPSDKLRDLMMMSADEDSPVVLPFEGFRERIKAENARAHNNDDASVIIDKEKKSLPDDNQVPLDPNIYPDVDGLGVRFRKFKTKPPPYTAAYLTGNRYSPLDAEVRSNALEKYKQSFAEKNFPFEYEDSDIPEPRIYFNEDGLDEMPFDAGSGEHDPYHVQDNNNMNSMPPKPSKNMQYLMNYWREIVNSKLKPQGALYAEGGPMKADELQGESAHGSPEAQKSGHNGGHDHNDYDYDPSYAYVLFKNSVDPGEVTFKVEKNSKGYDAVDVARRVDVIKEDLRRETGAQVLSTGVGDRSKRPVIRHMGVSENLFYGMELPVLLALVGSLTVLIVGGVVFAVLVKRDMSSKRKMQGLSSAADIDTEATRDYQELCRARMSGKWSGQQTTAAPPHPADPPQRITSLSREPDANSPSTRSSTSSWSEEPALTNMDISTGHMVLAYMEDHLRNKDRLEQEWRALCAYEAEPCATAAALKAENAAKNRYADVLPYDHSRVTLNTLSNHLCSDYINASTITDHDPRNPAYIAAAGPLAHTAPDFWQMVWEQGSVVMVMLTRLTENGQQLCHRYWPEEGSELYHIYEVHLVSEHIWCDDYLVRSFYLKNQRTGETRTVTQFHFLSWPENGVPASTKALLEFRRKVNKSYRGRSCPIVVHCSDGAGRTGTYCLIDMVLNRMAKGAKEIDIAATLEHIRDQRPRTVATKQQFEFVLMAVAEEVHAILKALPAHLQQLQEKKDKEKEKEKEKEKDGNDKEKPNN from the exons ATGTGCCGCCTGTCGCGGCGGCAGGCTCTGTGGGCGCTGGCGCTGCTGTGCGCGCTGGCGCCCTCGCACGCCGATGGTAACATAG GTTGCTTATTCAGCGCGTCGTTATGCGTGGAAGGAGTGGAATGGTGTTACGACG ATTTCGCTTTCGGGAAGTGTATTTTGATCTACGACGAAGAACCAGAAGATGGGTCCCTGTACAA GTACGATATGAGTACGGAACAGTTGCAATGGTTTGAAGACGAGTTGCAGCGGCTGGCGTCGCGCGGGTACCGCTGGGAGCATGCGTACACGCAGTGCGAACTGCAAGCCATGCTGTACACACTGCGACAAGGCTT GGATCCAGCCGAGGTGAACAATAAAATCTGTGACCAATTTGCTGACCCCAAACTTAGTTCGGATTCCCTCGAAGATGAGAATACAGAG ATTGAACCGGATGAAACAGCGTTTGTAAGGTTCACCCCAAATTCAGCTAAAGTTGATACGGATTTTGCTAATGAAGTTTATAGTCCACCTTACTCGCCCGATGACGATCCTACGCCCTATATAATACCAAAGG ATTTAATCAACAATGACGAAGAAACGCCAAGCGACAAATTACGTgatttgatgatgatgagcGCTGATGAAGATTCACCTGTAGTTTTACCATTTGAGGGATTCAGAGAAAGAATAAAAGCTGAAAACGCTAGAGCTCACAATAATGACGATGCTAGTGTTATAATAGACAAAGAGAAGAAATCCCTACCCGATGATAACCAAGTCCCACTTGATCCGAATATTTACCCAGATGTTGATGGTTTAGGCGTGCGTTTtcgtaaatttaaaactaaacctCCGCCTTATACAGCAGCGTATCTTACGGGTAATCGATATTCTCCATTGGATGCTGAAGTACGTTCAAATGCTTTAGAGAAatacaaacaaagttttgcGGAGAAAAACTTCCCGTTTGAGTACGAGGACAGCGACATACCAGAACCaaggatttattttaatgaagatGGTTTGGATGAGATGCCATTTGATGCTGGTAGTGGAGAACATGATCCATATCATGTTCAAg ATAACAACAACATGAATAGTATGCCACCAAAACCATCAAAAAATATGCAGTATCTCATGAACTATTGGCGGGAAATAGTGAATTCTAAATTAAAACCACAAGGTGCCCTATACGCGGAGGGAGGTCCGATGAAAGCTGATGAGTTACAAGGCGAGTCAG CTCATGGATCTCCAGAAGCACAAAAATCGGGCCATAATGGAGGTCATGACCATAATGATTACGACTACGATCCTTCCTACGCTTACGTCCTATTCAAAAACAg cgTTGACCCTGGTGAAGTGACTTTcaaagtagaaaaaaatagcAAAGGCTATGATGCAGTTGATGTCGCTAGACGAGTTG ATGTCATCAAAGAAGACTTGCGACGTGAAACTGGTGCGCAAGTTTTGTCGACCGGTGTCGGAGACCGG AGTAAACGCCCAGTTATACGCCACATGGGGGTTTCCGAGAACCTTTTCTACGGCATGGAACTGCCAGTGCTGCTGGCGCTTGTGGGCAGCCTCACCGTGCTGATCGTGGGCGGTGTGGTCTTTGCCGTGCTAGTCAAGAGAGACATGAGCTCCAAGAGGAAGATGCAGGGGCTCTCGTCAGCTGCCGACATTGATACAGAGGCTACGAGGGATTACCAG GAGTTATGTCGAGCCCGCATGTCGGGCAAATGGTCGGGACAGCAGACGACGGCCGCTCCCCCGCACCCCGCCGACCCCCCGCAGCGGATCACCTCCCTGTCACGCGAGCCTGACGCCAACTCGCCCTCCACTCGCTCCAGCACTTCTTCATG gagTGAGGAACCAGCGCTAACTAACATGGATATTTCTACTGGACACATGGTTTTG GCTTACATGGAAGACCACCTTCGCAATAAGGACCGCCTGGAGCAGGAATGGCGGGCCCTGTGCGCTTACGAGGCGGAGCCCTGCGCCACCGCGGCCGCACTGAAGGCAGAGAACGCCGCGAAGAACCGGTACGCCGACGTGCTGCCCTACGACCACTCCAGGGTTACTCTGAACACGCTGTCCAACCATCTCTGCTCTGATTACATCAACGCTTCGACTATT ACGGACCACGATCCTCGGAACCCCGCGTACATAGCAGCCGCCGGACCGCTTGCCCACACGGCACCTGATTTCTGGCAGATGGTCTGGGAACAAGGCAGCGTGGTCATGGTCATGCTAACTCGACTCACAGAAAACGGACAGCAACTGTGCCACCGCTACTGGCCTGAGGAGGGATCGGAGCTCTACCATATCTACGAG GTCCACCTGGTAAGCGAGCACATCTGGTGCGATGACTACCTGGTCCGCAGCTTCTACCTGAAGAACCAGCGCACCGGCGAGACCCGCACTGTGACCCAGTTCCACTTCCTCTCGTGGCCTGAAAACGGAGTGCCGGCCTCCACGAAGGCATTGCTTGAGTTCAGAAG gaaaGTGAACAAATCCTACAGGGGGCGATCATGCCCGATTGTCGTTCATTGcag CGATGGAGCAGGGCGAACTGGAACTTATTGCCTAATTGACATGGTCCTAAACCGCATGGCTAAAGGCGCCAAGGAGATCGACATCGCGGCCACGCTGGAGCATATCAGGGACCAGCGCCCGCGCACCGTCGCCACAAAACAACAGTTCGAGTTCGTCTTGATGGCCGTCGCTGAAGAG gttcaTGCAATACTGAAAGCTTTGCCTGCACACCTGCAACAACTCCAAGAGAAGAAGGACAAAGAGAAAGAGAAGGAAAAGGAGAAAGAAAAAGACGGCAACGACAAGGAGAAACCGAACAACTAA